The Streptomyces sp. NBC_01268 genome segment GCACGAGCGATGCGGCGGAGGAGGCTTCCCGCTCCACCACGAGTACGTTTCTCATCGGATCGGGCCCTTCTCGTCAGCCCGCTGCCCGGGCCGGCACGGGGGTGGGGCTGCGGGACGGCGGGGCGGGGACGCTGCCGCGCCGGCGCAGGTGCTGGTACGCGTAGGCGGCGGAGGTCATCGTCATGTGGTGGTGCCATCCGGGGTAGGAACGGCCTTCGAAATCCAGTACGCCGAACCGTTCCTGCAGCGCGGTGACGGTCGAGCGGACGGTGGCACGGCTGCGCATCAGCGCCAGGATCCGTTCCACCCGCCGGTCGGCGAGGCTGGTGATCCAGTACCGGGCGGGTCGCAGCCCGTCGGGGTCGGGAAGTTCGAGCAGCCGGTAGCCGCGCGCGGCGCCGTCGGTGCCGACCGCGCGCAACGGGAACCGCACCGTACCGGCGTAGGTGTAGAGAGGGGCCCGCGCGGCGCTCCGGAGACGCGGATCGGGAGCCTGGCGGGTCATCACGTACGGCTGACGCGCGTTGCGTTCGTCCATCAGGCCGCCCACGGTGGTCACCGTCGGGGTGCGGCGTCCGCCGATCACGACCTGGCCCGGGTTCACCTCGCACAGGATGTCCGCCCGGTGCCGGGCGAGCCCGGCCAGCACCCCGCTCGCGTCCTCGCTGCGGGACAGGTCGAGCACCCAGGGCAGCCGGGGCAGCCGGGGGTGCGCCGCGGTCCCCGCCGCGTAGTCGAGCACGCAGGCGCCGAACGACCGCGCGGTCTCCTCGTCCGGGATCCGCGCCCGCAGCCGGCGCTCCTGGTCCCAGCCCCACGGGCCGTCGAGCACCAGGCTCCAGTCGACCGGGTAGCAGTGGGTGTCCGTGACGAGGAAGAGTCCCACCGCGCGCTGGCAGTTGACGGTCCGACCGCTCTCCGCGTCCAGCCGCCGGTGCACCCCCACCGAGTGTTCGCCGCGCTTGGGGATGAGGAGCTCCGTGGCGGTCCAGGCGTACGGGGCCGCGCCCGCCGCCACCCGCAGGGCGAGTCTCCTGCGCACCGGCTCCCAGTCCCAGGTGCTCGCGTTGATGAACTGGTGCAGGCTGTGCGCCGCCGCCGGCGGTAACCGCTCGGTGCGGGCCATGCTCTTCGGCGTCTTCCGCCCCGAGACGTGGATCAGGCCCCGTAGGTACGCCCGGGCCCAGCGGCGTTGCTCGGCCCTGTGGAGGGGTCTGAAGATCTCGTCGAGGAACATCCGCATGCGCGCTTCCTCGTCCCCCATGGTCGCGCGTGCCGTGCCCGAGATGCTTGACGACATGTGACGCTACGCCCCCTCGTACTTGCTTCGCTCGCACCCGAGTCGGTGCCCTGCGTTCCGTACGAAGCCCAAAAATACCGTCTCGAAGGAAAATTTCACGACGGCGTCGGCGACTTTGCTCATTCGCCCTCTGACCTGCGGAAACACCCTCGGTTCAGGGGTATGGGAGACCCTCTCCCGGCACCGCGCGGCGGTGCGTGGCCGGGTGCCTGAGATCGGCGTGAACCGCGCCCCCCGGGCCCGCATCCGCTGGTCACACGACTGTGCCGCGAGGGGCGTCGAAGGGGGTGGGACAGGTGTTCGGGCGCACGTGTCAACAGCTCGTGAACAATCCGCCGCGAGACGTCAGCGAGACGTCAGCGAGGCGTCAGTGAGACGTCCGCGAAGCCGCCGAAGGCCCGGGGGACGGATGCCTTCGGCGGCTGCTCGGGGCGCCCCGTGGCCGGCCGTGCTCTGCCGGTCGGGGCGGTCGTCGACGGGGCGACGACGATCAGTCGGTGGCGACGACGATCAGTCGGTGGGGCGCTTGGCGGGGAAGCCGTGGGCGCGGGCGGCCAGGACCACCACGAGCACCGGAGCCAGGAGCAGCAGCACCGTCCACGGGAAGGAGTCGCTGCCGACGGCGTCGAGCAGGACACCGCCGATGATGCCGCCGCCCGCCATGGCCACGTTCCACAGCGTGACGAGCATCGCCTGTGCGGAGTCGGCCTGTTCGCCGCCCGCGTCCGCGACCGCCGTCTGCAGCAGGGTCGGCACCCCGCCCCAGCCCAGACCCCACAGGGCCGCCGCGACGTAGACCAGAGCCGTGTTGTCGGAGAGCACCGCGAGCAGCGCCGCCGCCACGGCGACGAGCAGGGTGCTCGCGACCGTCAGCGCACGCAGCCGGCGGTGGATCTGCGCGCCCACGATCCAGATGCTGGCGAGCGAGGCGCCACCGAAGACCAGCAGTACCAGATCGGTGCTGCCGCCCAGTCCCAGGTCGTCGAGGAACGTGGCGATGTACGCGTACAGGATGGTGTGCGCGAGGACGAAGACCAGCGTCACGAACAGCACCGGGCTGACTCCCGGCACCTTCAGGGCGCGCAGCATCTTCGGCCGCTCGCCCGCTTCCTGGCCCGGGTAGTCCGGCACGGCGGCGGAGATCCACAGGAGCAGCAGGACCGTGAGGCCGGTCATCGCGAAGAAGGCGACCCGCCAGCCCAGTTGGGAGCCGATGAAGGTGCCGGCGGGGACGCCGAGCGAGAGCGCCACCGGGATGCCGGCCATGGCGATGGCGATGGCCTTGCCCTGGAGGTGGACGGGCGACATGCGCCGCGCGTAACCGGCGAGCAGCGCCCAGGCCAGACCGGCGGCCACACCCGCGACGAAGCGCGCGACCATCGTCACGCCGTACACGGACGACACGGCCGTGACCGTGTTGGCCACGGCGAAGCCCGCCATGGCGGTGAGCAGCAGCCGCTTGCGCCGCCAGCGCGCGGTGGCCGCGGTGAGCGGGATCGCGGTCAGGGCGGTGCCGAGCGCGTAGATGGTGACCGTCTGGCCGGTCGCCGACTCGCTGACGTTCAGGTCCTGGCTCATCGCGGGCAGCAGGCCGGCGGGCAGGGTCTCGGTGAGGCTGGTGATGAAGACGGCGGTCGCCAGGGCGAGCAGGGCGAACAGCGGCAGCTTCTGCGGCTCGCCGCCCTCGCCCGCCGCCGTCGGTGGCGAGGCGGGAGCGGCGGTGGTGTCGGGTGAGGTGCTCATCTGGTGTGCTCCGGTGAAGGGAGGGGGCGGGGGCGGGGTCGGGGATCGGGGATCGGGGCCGAGGGCCGGGGAGAGAGGGGACAGGGGACAGAAGCCGGGGGAGAGAGGGACGGGCGCGGAGGCCGGGGGAGAGAGGGACGGGCGCGGAGGCCGGGGGA includes the following:
- a CDS encoding IS701 family transposase; translation: MSSSISGTARATMGDEEARMRMFLDEIFRPLHRAEQRRWARAYLRGLIHVSGRKTPKSMARTERLPPAAAHSLHQFINASTWDWEPVRRRLALRVAAGAAPYAWTATELLIPKRGEHSVGVHRRLDAESGRTVNCQRAVGLFLVTDTHCYPVDWSLVLDGPWGWDQERRLRARIPDEETARSFGACVLDYAAGTAAHPRLPRLPWVLDLSRSEDASGVLAGLARHRADILCEVNPGQVVIGGRRTPTVTTVGGLMDERNARQPYVMTRQAPDPRLRSAARAPLYTYAGTVRFPLRAVGTDGAARGYRLLELPDPDGLRPARYWITSLADRRVERILALMRSRATVRSTVTALQERFGVLDFEGRSYPGWHHHMTMTSAAYAYQHLRRRGSVPAPPSRSPTPVPARAAG
- a CDS encoding MFS transporter — encoded protein: MSTSPDTTAAPASPPTAAGEGGEPQKLPLFALLALATAVFITSLTETLPAGLLPAMSQDLNVSESATGQTVTIYALGTALTAIPLTAATARWRRKRLLLTAMAGFAVANTVTAVSSVYGVTMVARFVAGVAAGLAWALLAGYARRMSPVHLQGKAIAIAMAGIPVALSLGVPAGTFIGSQLGWRVAFFAMTGLTVLLLLWISAAVPDYPGQEAGERPKMLRALKVPGVSPVLFVTLVFVLAHTILYAYIATFLDDLGLGGSTDLVLLVFGGASLASIWIVGAQIHRRLRALTVASTLLVAVAAALLAVLSDNTALVYVAAALWGLGWGGVPTLLQTAVADAGGEQADSAQAMLVTLWNVAMAGGGIIGGVLLDAVGSDSFPWTVLLLLAPVLVVVLAARAHGFPAKRPTD